The sequence TCCTTGATTCTATCCACTGAACAATCTCTTCATCATTGAGAATTGAGAATTTTCATTGCTGCTgccaatcaggaaaaaaaaaatcaaaagaatgtaTTCCAGAAGATATCACATGGCCCTATTTCACTGCTCTTcagcttggtgttggatgccgctGCTCACGCTGCCTCTGTCGTGCCAGTCCACCCTGGAAACACCAGGTTTATATAAGGGAATCAGGAGTGAGCTAGCGGTGGTGACTGCCACACATCAGCATGTCTATAGGCAACTCGGTGTTCGCACATGCAAGTGCCCAGAACACTTTTTAAATGTCTCTTCTTGTGAGAACCCTGAACCtacctcagaaaaaaaaatcttttctttctttttgcaatgcgagggattgaacccagggccttatgcacattATGCAAATgccctaccactgacctacaccccCAGGCCAAAGAGAACCCATTTCTTACTTTAAGTATTCCTAGAGTCCTGTCTCTGTGCTTCATAACCCCACTGTAGGGACACATGGTAATGCAGGCTTGTTCAATGAGCCcttcccatttaaaaaataataatacaaaatatTGCTATATCATAATTATGCCTCATGACAagcttgacatatttatacatgcacataacatgattTCATCAGTTTCTTTCCCTGGTTTCCTCTCCCATTTCCCTCTCCACCTCCCTTCTCCTgattcccttcctctattctactagtttcccttctatttttataaaatccccttttttcctcttttctctctagcttcctcaTATGAGGGATGGTCTTTGAtctaagtctggcttatttcacttaacattcaCTTAACATTCACTTAACATGATCTATCCAGTTCCACCCATCTtcctgcaaataacataattttattcttctttatggctaaataatcaTGCTTAtaacagttcaattcacaatagtcaagttatggaaccagtctaTATATTCATCAACAGACAATAGAAAATGCAGTACAtagacacaatggaattttagtcactaataatttttaattgaggGTGGAAGAAAGGATTTTCATCTCCTTAGATCTTAACTATAGGGCTTTCATTAGTTATCTTTTCTTGTAATGTAGAGAAgcctcatccacaaaatgatatcttattaaaaaaatttacagaGATTAAAGATAGACTCCTGGTAGCACTGAATCTCAGTGTCAGTCTCTGAAGTCTTGATTCTGATGGGGGATTTTCTCCTCTTTGGTTTTGTGGATGGTTCCAGGATTCTCCAGTATGTTTTCCAgctatggggaaaaaaataattttcgggctggggttgtagttcagtggtggagcacttgcctagcatgtgtgaggcactgggttttatcctcagcaccacataaaaataaaaaataaatgaaataaaagtattgggcccatctacaactaaaaatttttttaaaaaatacattttccttCCTATGGCTTCTTAAACCTCACGAACCAACCTCTGCCGATTTCAGACTTCTTCtgcagctttcttgcccctctcaAAATTTGTAGAACTGAAGGAAATTAGGGTCCCGCTGTGGATTAAGTTTTTTAAGGGATTGCTCTGACTGGGTTGATTTTCTATCCAGACCACCAAAAACTTTTTCCTATCACCAATAAAGCTAGTGTAGAACTTTTAATTTCCTTCAAGAATTTCTTTGCATTTACAATTTGGCTAACCATTGGGCATGAGGCCTATCTTTGGGCTTATTTTGGTTTTCAGCAGGGCTTCTACTAAGCTTAATCATATCTAGCTTTTCATTTAAAGTGAGAGATGTTTAATTCGGCCTTTCACTTAAACACTTAGAGGCTGTTGTGAGGATAACAACTGGTCCAGTTTCAACACGGTTGTATCTCAGAGAATAGAGAGGTCCccaaagagggagagaaagaggaatggCTGGTAAATTGAACAGTCACACACACACGTTTATCATTTAAGTCATGATGTACCagaacaattaaaataataatataaaagatctccagttgcacagcaCCATAAAAGATATAATAATTATTGGAAAAGGTTGAAAGAATGCAACCATTGCCAAAATGTGCCAGAGACTAGAAATGGGGAGGGGTTATGAGGATAGGAAAATGTATGATTGTACAAATGGTGCATCTCTAtgccgtgtacaaccagagaattgaaatatTGCTCTCCCTTTGTGTATGATGAATTGAAATgccttctgctgtcatatacaactaagtagaacaaataaaatttttttaaaaaagaagaagaagataacAGAGCCAGGAGTCAAAACAGATCTGCTTTAAATGCATTAATTTAAATAGTAATTATTGCtataaatactttttattttatccatAAATATTTCAGTGTTTATCTGTAAATGGAATTGACTCTTTCAATAAACATAACTGCAGTGCAATTAACATGCCAAAAGGAAACTgagtattatttttaataatatcaaCTATATCAATATTCAAATTTCCTCacattgtcttaaaaaaaaaaaagagcagcaaTCGACTTGGCTTGACGCAGGGTTACCCCAAACCTTCAATGTGCAAGAAATGGCAAACTCCACAAAGCACAATAAAGTGAACTGCATCAAAATACAATAGGTCTACAAGCAATGCTAAAAGAAGTCAAAGCCTAAATAAATGGGAAGAGACACCCTTCTCATCATCGAGAAGGAGGATGGTTGTTAAGATGTCAGTTTTCACCATGTTCATCTATAGCTTCAATCTGATTCCAATCAAAAATGTAAGAAGGGTGCTGTTTTGGAAGGTCCCAGCCCGGCTACCGGCTACCGTCGCCTCCCGCCGggaattgtttctttcttttcaacCTTTGTTACATCGCACCGAGGCTGCAAGGCAATGGTTCATTTAAAGTCCCCTGCCCTCAGCGTGGTGGTTTCCACCCAAATGAATCTTTTCAATGTGGACCGTTTTCGCTTTGAGAAAAGGAGTAAGATTGAGGAAGCTCCCGAAGCAACCCCCCAGCCCTCCCAGCCCGGACCTTCTTCACCAGTTTCTCTTGGTGCTGAAGAAGAGAAGGCTGAAGGGGAAGTTAGCAGGGCAAACACCCCTGATTCAGATCTAACTGAAAAAACAGAAGATTCTAGCGTTCCAGAAACTCCAGATAATGAAAGGAAAGCAAGTATATCGTATTTCAAGAATCAAAGAGGAATACAGTACATTGATTCGTCTTCTGATAGTGAAGATGTTGTTTCCCCAAATTGCTCCAGTACCATTCAAGAGAAGAAATCCAACAAAGACACAGTGAGTGTAGTGTCTGAGCCATCTGAATATGAAGAGTCCCAGGGCCTTCCTACCGTGGCCCAAAGAAATGATGATATTTCAGAATTGGAAGACCTTAAAGATGCTGAACTTCAGACCTTGAAGGAACTTTTTCCACAAAGAAGTGACGATGATTTACTTAAGGTTATATCTTTTATAGTAATTAGCTATTATAGCTGTAGTTGTGATGAAATCTCTCCTGAGTCCAACGTTATAGTTAGTGGTTGGTGGTTAGTTTGCTAAAGATACTTtatctttgaagaaatgattagttatcattttatttaataaaggTGAATACCAGAAATGATTCTTAACTCGTTAATAGGTGTGATTATTCACCTATAACTATTAAAATAATGTAGACCTTTCTAGCCTAGGTAGGTTGTAAGTTGTTAGTTGTGCTTGAATAGAACCTCCCACTAGAAAAGATCagaacccacccccacccccacccccataatAATAAATGGTTGGTATTGCCATTTAGTGCCCTGAAGCCAATAATGTTAAATACCCTACAGTACTGAAGAGTCTTCTATAAGAAAGGATTATCCTGGTATTCACACCTTTGCTGAGAAATACTGATTTAACTGTAGAAACAAGTAGTTATAGTTGACTGCATAAAGTTTGATCTGTAGTTGGTATCTCTTgttataagagaaataaaaattgacCAATTGATTATGTATCAGATAGGGAATAAATGTCTAAATATTAGTAAATAATTTATTAGTAAACAAGTAGCTCTGCCAATTATTAGTTGAAGGGGAGTATGGTATAATTGCAAATTCTcaatttttttatcttttcatctgtTGCACCAATTCCCTTCTTGTAATTTGAGGCTAAAAGTTACTATATCTGTATAGGCTAGGCAGGTATCTTTGAAGTGGTAGGCATTAGCATACTGTGGAATATGTGCTTTTTCTAAAAGGGGTAATTACTTCTTATCTGTAGCAGGATATGGCCATGTGAGCTATGAGTGATAACTATTGTTACTAGATAGTCATGTTTTTCAACTAAAGTTAAAagatttgatttttatttagtGCTGTCACCATTTTAacagttttattgagatatacTTTGTATTCTCTAAAGATCATTTTGTATAATTTGGtgggggtttttttgtgtgtttgtttaccAAGTTGTGCAATGAATCActacaattttagaacattttaatcATTTCAAACAGAAGCCTCCTACCCATAAGCAGTCACTCCTTCCCCTCTCCCACAGCCCTGGGAAATcacttttatgtgtgtgtgtgtgtgtatgaggtgctggggattgaacgcagggccttGTATATGTTCAGACGCAGAGTCCATGCACTcaactactgaactacatcctaaACCCTACTccactttggtttttttttttcttttggtctgaTCTTTATTGATTTGCcccttctggacatttcatataaagtgatcatatattatgtgatAGTTTTTACTGGCTCCTTTTACTTAGCAGATTTAGAGGTTATCTCTCTTATGGCATGCATTTTATTCCTTTTAGTACTAACCAGTTTAAAGAAAGACAAACTAAAATGCTGTTTAGTCCAAACAAAACATGTCTGAAAAAGCTTGGCTTGTGCCTACCAGTTTGAAGAACACTAAAGTAAATTAAATTACTACCAtcttttctgttatttttaatatGAACGTACTGGATTCCCTCCCCCAAATCATTTTGATACTTTATTGTTAGCTAAATGAAACTTCTGTGACATCTGTAGTCTACATTTTTCCTTGCCAACAGTATTACTTGCCTGCTCATGTAATTTTTTCTAAAATCAAAACTGATGTAATTGCTAGTAGTTACAGAGGCTTTTTGTAAGTGTTGGAAAGAAATAATAAGGAAAGAGCTTCCAGCAAATAAACTTGatggaatatttaaaatattgaccataaaagaataaatctcagttgaaaaataaaaaaaaaataaaaaataaaaaatgtaagaaGGTTCTTTTGTATAAGCTAATTCAAAAATTTATATGTAAATGAAAATGACCCAGAATAACCAAAATATCTtggaaaaaagaacaaagttggaggagttctcatttcaaaaattataacaaagatgcaataatttatatatatatatatatatatatctccacaatggaatagtactcggccataaaaaatgaaattatggcatttgccagtaaatagatgggactggagaatatcatgctaagtaaaataagccaattcccccccccaaaaaaaaaaacaaaggccaaatgttctttctgctgtgcagatgctaactcacaaaaagggaggaggattaaaaaaaaatagtactttcgtttagaaaaaggggaatgaagggaagggagaggagatgggaatagaaaagatagtagaataagtttcctatgttcatactcgaatacacgaccagtataactccatatcatgtacaaccacaagaatggaatattaattataaaaagttatatttcacatatggatagtgtttcaaaatatatgctactgtcatgtttatctaaaagaacaaattttaaaaataaaaaaaaaaactatgcagGGGTTGAGGGTGTAGCTTGGTGATAGGGTGCTTACCTAGCATAcaccaggccctgggttagaccccagcactgcaaaccaaagaaaaaaaCCCCATGGTATTGATTCCAACGTAGACAAAGAATCAATGGCCCAGAATAGAGCCCAGAAATTAACTCTATATACATGTGGGCAACAGAttatccacataaaaataatttggatcaatatcatatatcatacacaaaaatcaactccagATGAAACCAAACCTAAACTAACATCTAAAGCCATGAAATCTTAAGAAAAATAGCAAAAATTTCTGTGACCTTCATTGAAGCAAAAATTGCTTAGCTGTGATGGCAAAAGCACAGTCATAAAATAAACTGCTAAAGTTcactttatcaaaattaaaacttcttttcTTAAAGTACTACCAAAAGCATGAAAGGAAAAGCCATAATCAAAGAACATCTTCACAAAGCATGTTATCTAATGAAAGAATCatccagaatatatttttaaattccttAGCTCTAACAATAGGaaaacaactttttgttttgttttgttttgttttgttttgcaatacTAGGGATCAAAACTCAGGGCCACCTATGCTGAGCAATACCCTGCCACTgatatacatccccagcccacaactcaactttttaaaatgcaccaaagaaaatatatgggtgatatagaagcatgttctttttaaaatatatatatatttattttttagttataggtggacacgatgtctttattttacattatgtagtgctgaggatcgaacccagtgcctcatgcatgctaggtatgcgcccctcttctgagccacaaccccagcccaagaagcatattcttaaaaatgtttcaCATAACTTTACCTTATGTGCACATATAACTACACAACCAGTGTgaatctatatcatgtacaaccagaaaaaggagaaattatgctccatttatgtatgataggtcaaaatgtatttcattatcatttataactaatgaaaacaaataagaaaatttaaaaaaaaatattttacatcatTAGCCATtaagagaaattcaaattaaaaccatCATTGATGAGACAAACTTAAATTCTAAAAACCGACCATGCTAGTGTGGGTAAAGATGCAGAATAACTGAAACTCTATATGTTGCAATTGCTAGTGGaaaatggtgcaaccactttgaTAAACTGCTTATGGTTTCTTTAAACATTAAACATAAGCCAGGTACTATGACACACACTGATAATCCTAGCcactcaagaagctgaggcaggaggatcccaagttcaagaccagcatcagcaatttagcaagattctgtgtcaaaattttaaaaaataaaataaaaataaaaaggtctgggtatgtagctcagtggtaaagcaccccaggtTCAGTAACATACACAAAAACAGTTGAACATATATTTGTCATTTGATCCAATTATTCCATTCCAAGATCTTCATCTTTAAAAGAGAACAATATATGCCCATTAAAATACCTGTATGCAAGTGTTTGTGGTAGCTTTATTTATAATAGTAAAAAGTGGAAAGCAATCTAAACTCTATCAACCGGGGAGTGGATAAACAAATCGTGATGTATgaccacacaatggaatactactcagcaatgtACAGAAACAAACATGTTACACACAATAAAATGAATtaatctcaaaataattatgctGAGTGACATAATCTAGATCAATAAAGGAGTACACACTATGTGATTCTGCTTATAGAAAAtttcagaaaatgaaaaattatctgTAATAACAGAAAGCAGACGGTGAGAAGGCAGTGTTCCAAAGGGATATGAAGAAACCTTTGGTTGTGATGGTTACTCTGTTCACTATCTCAGTTGTGGAGATGGTTTTACAGACGTGTACATAAGTCAAAACTTACCAACTTGGACAACACTTGAAATACCTGTGGCTTACTGTATATCAATTGTATCTCAATAAAACTGTTTAAAATATGGAGGATGGTTccatgttgttgttttgttttgcttttcttaatAAGTCATATCCATATAACTGAATGATTTTGAAGGATGTGTGGAACAGGGTCTGGGGattataactcagtggtatagcacttacctagcatgcaggaggccctgggttttatccccagcaccaccaagaaataaagaaatttttaaaaaatacagactATAAAATGTCATAGAAATTTTCTTCAAGTGGATTGActtgagttatattttatatatacatagatacatagatagataggtaggtaggtagatagatagatagctagatcaatggtagagtacttgcttagcatgagtgagctcctaggttaaatccccggtattaccaaaaaaaaaaaaaaaaaaaaaggaaagaaaaaccatCTCTGTGGCACACAAACCCCATTTAGAAGTGGAATTGCTCTGATAATATGGCTCTGTCAAGGGAAATTTCTCAAGTGACCTCAAACAGGAAGTTGGACTTGCTGGTCAGGAAGAATCAACCATGAACCAAAAGGCTCTGGGTGAAGTGTCTGTGCT is a genomic window of Callospermophilus lateralis isolate mCalLat2 chromosome 5, mCalLat2.hap1, whole genome shotgun sequence containing:
- the LOC143400333 gene encoding SWI/SNF-related matrix-associated actin-dependent regulator of chromatin subfamily A containing DEAD/H box 1-like → MNLFNVDRFRFEKRSKIEEAPEATPQPSQPGPSSPVSLGAEEEKAEGEVSRANTPDSDLTEKTEDSSVPETPDNERKASISYFKNQRGIQYIDSSSDSEDVVSPNCSSTIQEKKSNKDTVSVVSEPSEYEESQGLPTVAQRNDDISELEDLKDAELQTLKELFPQRSDDDLLKISAAQGSCQSAQFFSISPSTEGSRSMQVTAERPPRPLPALADFLGASHYGFGPMEGEMVLVELS